cccatACACTCTCATCCCCTTCTATTtatgcggtcacggttaagccaagtcaacattttatattactgttgttttttatcttattatttttataaaaaattcaatataaaatgttgatgtgatttAATCGTGACctcacaaaataaaaagaatgagaGGGTATGAAAAGTGGAAGAACAGATAAGCTAGCTCCATCAAGATGTTGGGTAGTCCCCAAAATTATAAACATGTACCAGATGCTGCAGGGTCTCCTGAGCCCATTCCAAAGCTGTCGACGTGGTAAATTTTGCATCGGTCAGATTTTTGTTGAGCTGATCGACCAGAGATGCAAGATTTTGGTTATTAAATTAGGCACCACTGTTCAATTTATCAACACACGCGGTCCCAtttgtaccaaatgttgaaattgCATTTGGGGTGCATTCAATTAGCCAAGTCCAATCAAGGCTACCTTCCTTGCTCCACTGTTGTACAAACTCTTTGTGACTATGTGAAGTTAAAAGAAGAGACCAACTAGCCTTTTCTCCTCTCCTTTCCTCTGTCGTCGACGTTTCAGATCTCCAGCGACATGCAAGAGGAAGAGGTACACGAAAATCACCGTCTCAACCTCCATCATCTATTGGATTTAGCCGGAAAACATAGTTGCGAAAAAGGATAGGTGGGAAACTGTTAAAAGTTTTGATTCTGAAAATTTGTTCTGGCATATAAGCCTAAGTGAAAATTCATCAACTATTTGAAGCCCCACTTTTTCCGACGCCTCCACTGAGTTGGCTCTAAAGACTTAAATCTTGTAGcagattttcctttttattggtCAAGTGTATTAGCTCAATTATGTATATGATGATAACTCCAAggtaataatttattttcatatcataagaaaaaaataaaatcacagGATGAGGAAATTCGAAGAATAGATTAGCAGAGCCAAAGTTTTGCAGTTGCGTTCAAGATTGGTAGAGAAATTCGAAGATGGCAAGGTAAATTTAGATTTGTGTTAGAGGTTATTTTAGGATTGGAAACAAGTTTGGAAGCCATTGGAGCCGATTTTTAAGTTTCAATTGCCAATATGTAGATCTTCGCGCGTGAACCACTAAAATGGGGTTCCATGTGCCGGGGTTGTTGGCTATCCCACATCAGTGGGGGAAAGAAGAAATAAATAGTTTAAAGATGATTGCTCAATTAACTAATACTGAgtcattttgtgataaaatcctGATGGATTGaacattttgttaattattaagtTAGGGATGGTATCGACGTCGTTAGAATGTGTCACCGTCCCTCGACCtaaaaatttaacataataATAGGTGAAAAAatagcattttaattttttaggtgGGTGAAATTATAATACTATGCGCTTATTCACCTATTCAAcctgtctttttttttctttttcttttttttaatcagaAATTCAACCTGTCTGTAAAATACTAAAATTGACAACTCATAGAACCTCTAAAGtctaaaaccaaacaaattcaTTTTCGTATTAATTTAAACCTTTCAGCAGTACACAAGAAGAAGATCAAAGTTTGATGAACATCTAAAGGAAACATAATTAACTGCAACAATTGCAACAAAGAAACCCATGACATAGGAGAATGCAATACGTATTATATATAGCTGCGAGTTGTTTTTTATGATATGGTGTGCAAGCATGATTATATGCCACTGCAGCCATAATCATTGATCACGACGATGATGACGACGATTAAAGAAGGGCAAGCCGCCGTATATCGATAGGGTAAGCGTCCGAGGCCCGAACAGCGCTGTATCCTCTCCTTGCTATAACAGCATTGCCAGCCTCAGTTGGATGAAATGCATCCCAAAATAGATACTCGTTCCTATTTTGGCATGGTGTTTGGAAAGGAAGACATGTAATTTGGCCATTGTTCCTCCCCACCCCACAGCAGCCTGCGTTTGTAACTCtaaatcctgaaaaaaaaacacaccaaaaacacaaaatgttTGTTCCAACCATGTCACAAATTTATTTTCCTAAAagtaatagaaaaaaaaaatatgagtgtTAAGTATTATTTAGGGGCAAACTTCATGAACCACACTAAAATTTATCTTGAAAAAACCAGAGAAAGGTTTCATGTAAAATGTGTTGCAACATGTTTACCTTGAGTTTCCTCCTTTATTAGTCGATTATgttaaaattaacagaaaaacaatCACATGACCAAGAGCAAGAATTGTCAATTTTGCGTACTTCATCAATCATTTGTGATTGTGTGATTGCTTATTCGTTAATTTTTACCGAatcaacaaaaagaagaaaaacaaaagggttTACGTGTCGCAATGGAGAAAAATGTTTGTGCTTTCAAGATGAATGATAGAGGGTTTTTTAAAATCTCCCTTTGTAATTACCATATTGTGCAGGGCTGCTTATTATGTCCTGGAAAATGCCATAAGTATCTACGAAGATAAATCTTGCATCTGCTAGATTAGTGTTGAATTCATTGGCCAGTGCCTTGAGCTTGCCATTGAAAATTTGGTTTGCGGAGTTTATTTTTTGTACGCATGTGGAACCATCTGGGCTATTTTGTGCCAATTCACTTGGACTGCATCCTACTTGACCAATTCCAAACAGCACAACCTTCCTTGCTCCATAATTGTACAAAATCTATACAGCACACATCAATCAACattaaacaaatataatataatgtTTTTAAAGGAAACCACCTAATTAAGTTTCATAATATAGTTACGCTCGTGTTCGTAAGAAAATTAGCAAAAACTATACATACCTATAATATAATAAGTAACACATAACAATAGCTTAAAGCCCATTCTCTTTTTGTGCGGTATTTGGGCTTAATGTTATCATAGTTACTATATAACCTTTATAGATCTATTCAAGGGAGTGTTACGATCTTAATACGAAATGTTCTCTTACCAAATCGTCGGACAATATAATATGTTAGATTATTTGACGAAATAACGCTACTTTTGTGTTAACATTAGAAGTTCATTACCATTAAAAATGGTCTTGATGAACCTAAATGCACAAAAAATGAATGGAAGGGGAGAAAAACTAACCCTCAGCTGTTGACTGTAATCGTGAATAAGCGAATCAGCATATTGCTCCGGGGTAAATTGGTTGGCGGTATTGTAAAATTGGGGCATGAAATAGTTGTTAAGGTAATCGTTGCTGCCTAATCCAACTGAGTGTATGCATTTGCTTAGATAATTTGCAGCTTGGTCCTCACCACCTAGTAAGTTCACCACTTGGGACACAGTGTTTTGGTAATTCTTTACCTGACCACTAAATGTAATACGACCTCCCTGCAACATTTAATTAAGACTTGATTAGATACAATTAAGTCATATTAAGCATAATTAATGTTCTAGTGAAAATATGTGTCACGGAAAATTGTAATTACCAATTGGCGTCCAGTTTCCTCTCTAATTCCAGCAGCTGCAGATGCAAAGTTTACTCCTTTGAGTACGTCTTGGCCTCTAGCAGTTGCATAGGGAGGGATGAAATCATCAAAACCCAGAAGCTCAGCTGCAAGCAGATAACTTGAAGTCATCAGTAACTTAGTTAAGGTGAATTTCACTGTTTTGGTAAGTGGTTTGTGTCTCCCATGTAACATGGTTTTTACTATGCACACATGCAGTTATTTTTCCCCACTTGAATTATATGATCATGTAACTAAATATATATGGGATTTCCTCACTTCGAGGTCATATATAAGAGAATTCTtggtctaaattttttttataccaaatgCAGGTTTTCACAAATAATTGACACGAGATTGATGTAAAAATTAAGTGATCATAATCAGCTATTTAGCAGAACATTATGCATGTCAAATACACACAAAACAggatttgtaaattttgtttagaGAAAAGGTATGTAAAGAGACATTTGTACAAGAAAGATAGGGTGCAATTTCGTAACTGCGCTAAAACCTTGCCGGACCAAACATTATGATATCACATTATTTTACTTATTTGGACGGGCCTACTAGACTAGCTACAACATGGCATCACATTAATAGCTTTTACGCGTGCAATTTGGCATGAGAGATTCTCTTATGTAATAATTTACCATGTGATAATTGTTTATTGGACGAATGATATATTTTTGTAACACTTTAAAAACAAATATTGGACAATAACATCTAAATATTAGTTGTAAGAAAGAATCTCTTGTAATGATTTTACAGAACAAAGAAAAGTGCAAGCATGCATGGCAAATGTTAGTGGAAATGAGAACGAGAGaggaatagagagagagaagctcACCAACAACATCAACGGTGGTTTTTCCGTTGGAAAATCTTCCGGTCGGTCCACCAAAGTCAATCCCGTAAGGCAAGTAGTCAGCTCTGGCCAAGGACTGCAGCTGGTTGTTATTGCCATTATCAACCAAAGAGTCCCCAAAAATGAAGTAGCAGGGCACTTGCGGTTCAGCCCTAGCGCCACCCCACCACATGCTCACGGCCAAAACCACCACAGTCGCCACCCA
This genomic stretch from Pyrus communis chromosome 2, drPyrComm1.1, whole genome shotgun sequence harbors:
- the LOC137725661 gene encoding GDSL esterase/lipase At5g45670-like, translated to MAGTARRMWVATVVVLAVSMWWGGARAEPQVPCYFIFGDSLVDNGNNNQLQSLARADYLPYGIDFGGPTGRFSNGKTTVDVVAELLGFDDFIPPYATARGQDVLKGVNFASAAAGIREETGRQLGGRITFSGQVKNYQNTVSQVVNLLGGEDQAANYLSKCIHSVGLGSNDYLNNYFMPQFYNTANQFTPEQYADSLIHDYSQQLRILYNYGARKVVLFGIGQVGCSPSELAQNSPDGSTCVQKINSANQIFNGKLKALANEFNTNLADARFIFVDTYGIFQDIISSPAQYGFRVTNAGCCGVGRNNGQITCLPFQTPCQNRNEYLFWDAFHPTEAGNAVIARRGYSAVRASDAYPIDIRRLALL